The Canis lupus dingo isolate Sandy chromosome 7, ASM325472v2, whole genome shotgun sequence DNA window GGTCAGGGCCAGTCCTGAGATTCTGCCCTGCAGCTCTCGCCAGTGACGCCCTCAGAGTCCCTGCCACGGCCTCGCAGGCCACTGCCCacccagcagcagccacagccatCACAGAAGCTGGGGCGCATCCGTGAGGACGAGGGGGCAGTGGCATCATCAGCAGTCAAGGAGCCACCTGAGGCTACGGCTACACCTGAGCCACTCTCAGATGAGGACCTACCACTGGATCCTGACCTGTACCAGGACTTCTGTGCAGGGGCCTTTGATGACCATGGCCTGGTGAGCAGCCAGAGCGTTCCATGGTGGAAGGGTGGAGGTCACAGAAGCAGAGTTTCCGTGGTGAGGAGAGCTGGAAGATAAGGCGGAGTATGGAAGGCTGATCTGGGAACTGAGTGGGTGGGGTGGTCATGGGCGGGCAGGTGGGTCAGCATGTGCCTCACTTGCAGCCCTGGATGAGCGACACAGAGGAGTCTCCATTCCTGGACCCTGCCCTACGGAAGAGAGCAGTGAAAGTGAAGCACGTAAAGCGTCGGGAGAAGAAATCCGAGAAGAAGGTGATGGAGAGGGTGAAATGGGTGTGagaaggcagagggcagggaaggtAGGGAGAGGCAAAGATCAGGAGCTGGGTGGGGCAAGAGCCAgaagtggcggggggggggcagcgggacACAGGGAACTGGGGCTGACTTTAACTCCACCCTAACCTGACCTGACTGCTTCGTCCCTTAGAAGGAAGAGAGATATAAGCGGCATCggcagaaacagaagcacaaGGACAAATGGAAACACCCAGAGCGCGCCGACGCTAAGGATCCTGCATCACTACCGCAGTGCCTGGGACCTGGCTGTGTGCGCCCTGCCCAGCCCGGCTCCAAGTATTGCTCAGATGACTGTGGCATGAAGCTGGCAGCCAAGTGAGTCATTCCTGGAGAGCGCAAGGGAGTCAGGGAGTACAGGGCAGGGCATGGCTAGAGCCTTCTGTGTGTCTTCTCATCAGCTACCTGCCTGCTGCTCAGTCCGTGGTGCACCCGTCTATCTGTCCCTCATCTGCTTGTCTACCATCCAGTCACTTACTTATTCTTTGGCCGTTTGGTCACCCATCTCTTCTGCCGTTCTTGGATCACCCCACTTGTCTTGTTCCTTGCCACTTTCCCTGCCTGCACCTaaccccctgcctccctgcagccGCATCTACGAGATCCTCCCCCAGCGCATCCAGCAGTGGCAGCAGAGTCCCTGCATTGCTGAGGAGCACGGGAAGAAGCTGCTCGAACGTATTCGCCGTGAGCAGCAGAGTGCCCGTACCCGCCTTCAGGAGATGGAGCGCCGATTCCATGAACTTGAGGCCATCATTCTTCGTGCCAAGCAGCAGGCTGTCCGTGAGGATGAGGAGGTGAGTGAGCACAGGCCCAGCGGCCCTGGACCCAGTACCCGGTCCTGCCTGGCTTCATTGTTCCTTCCACTCCACACAGAGCAATGAGGGTGACAGTGATGACACGGACCTGCAGATCTTCTGCGTCTCCTGCGGGCACCCTATCAACCCACGTGTTGCCTTGCGCCACATGGAGCGCTGCTATGCCAAGGTCAGGGTGTCACCCTGAGGGGGACTGTCATTGGGTCGTGGGGGAACAGATGGGTTGTCTGGGGGTTGTCTCGGGAGGGCATGCAGCACACATCCACAGTGCCCTCCGTTTGTGCTCATCCCTCTAGTATGAGAGCCAGACGTCCTTTGGGTCCATGTACCCCACACGCATTGAGGGGTGAGTGTGGGCGCTACGTGGAGTTAGAGCAGGGAGGTTAAGGCTGGGGTCAGAAGTGGCATGTTGGGGCAGAATGGGCCTGGGCAAGAACAGATGGGTCCCCCGCCTTTCTCCCCACTACCTTCTATCTTCTAAACCTCCAGAGCTACACGACTCTTCTGTGATGTCTACAACCCTCAGAGCAAGACATACTGTAAACGGCTCCAGGTGCTGTGCCCCGAGCACTCCCGGGACCCCAAAGTAAGGTTTGCTCTCAGTTCCTCCCATTctgtcctttcttcctcctccctgcctcccttcctcctcccttgtgtcctcccctctcctccttccttccttttccctactTGACCCCTTCCGTAACTCTCACTTTGCTTGCCTTATCACTGCTCgttcctctcctttttcctctcatCATCTCgtttctccttttccattcctCTGTACTCCCTGAACTCTCTTcgttccttcctaccttcctccacccccattcATCCCTGACCCCCGATTTCCTTGCAGGTGCCAGCTGATGAGGTATGTGGGTGCCCTCTTGTACGTGATGTCTTTGAGCTCACGGGTGACTTCTGCCGCCTGCCCAAACGCCAGTGTAACCGCCATTACTGCTGGGAGAAGTTGCGGCGTGCTGAAGTGGACCTGGAGCGTGTGCGCGTGGTAGGTGTCCATGCTGAATGAGGCTGGAGTTCAGGTGGAGCTTCCGGAGCTCCTTCTCATGGCTCTTTTCTACTCCCCTCTCAGTGGTACAAGCTGGATGAGCTGTTTGAGCAGGAACGCAACGTTCGCACAGCCATGACTAACCGGGCAGGATTACTGGCCCTGATGCTGCACCAAACGATCCAGCATGACCCGCTCACTACCGACCTGCGCTCCAGTGCTGACCGCTGAGCCTCACTGGCCCAGAAGTCCTCACGCCCTGCATTCCAGGCCCGGGAGCTGCCCCGAATTCCCTGTTTGTCTGTTCTGCCATTCATCTGTTTCTCCAATGGTCCCTGAGTTTCTCCCTGTGCCCATCCACCATTTGACTACCCAGATGCCGTTATCAGAGGGTCTCAGGATTTTCTTCTGTCCttgtctgtccctctgtctctccattcTCTGTGCCTGGGTGGGACTGTGGAGTTTGCTCACTGTTGCCTCACCTCTCCCTggttttgttaataaaattttgaagaaccAACAGAGATTACTACTGGTTTCCACTTTATCCAGCTGCATCTGCACTCCCAAACCCCCTGGGTGAAAGGGCTGAGGCACACCTGTATTCAGGAGGAGTTGCAGTATAGAGCTTCGAGTATGCAGTTGGCAACCACCCTCTGCTCTGCAGGAGCTCCCTTGGGCAGCGGACTATGACTTATTAAGGGAGAGCCCAATGACGTACATCCTCAGCATTTCATCTTGAAACAACGGGTATACAGTTGGCGCTATTTCATTATGTGGCTGATTTCCCCCGTGACACCCCCGTGTCAGCATCGACATCCTCCAGATTAGACACGTATTCGCTGACGGCCACAAGGTCTCTCGTTGCCCCACAAACCCCTTTCCGGGCACGTGTGTAACAGAAGTCCGAGAGCCCCCTCCGCCCGGTCGCGGGGCCCAGCGGGGCCCACAGCGCAGCCTCTCTAGGGCGCGCACGCCCTTCTCGGTGGCACGGCCCTTCTGTTTACCTGCAGCGCGGCACCGCCCCCTTCGCCCGTTCTCGcggagggagggagctggggtcGGCTTGCGGTGCGCTCCTCCCCGCGCGCTCCTGCAACTGCTCGCGGGGCGGAGAGGACGGGACACACGAGTCCTGGGGGAGATGTTTCAGGGGCCCGCACAGCACAGCGAGATGGGAGCGAGATGGGGGCGAGAGATGAGAGGAGACCTCCGGCGCCCCCCCTCCAACTACCCCGGGTGGAGACGGCCAAAGAGCGTagcgccccctcctcctccacgcCCCCTTCGGTTGGGAGAGCGCAGGCGCAAGCCAAGTGGGCGGAGTGGGGAGAAAGTGCCGGTTGGCGGAGCGAGGCGCCGGGGGCTGAACGACtccgggtggggaggggagaagagggggcgGTGCAGCTGAGGCCGGCTGTCAGGGCGCAGGCGCAGTAGGGCCCGGGCCAGAGGCGCGCGCCGCCGTGAGACTAAGCGCGCAGGCGTGGGGCCCTCCCCACTAAGGGCAAGCGCGGGAGGGGCATTAGCGCGCAGGCGTCGTCTGGGGGGCGGGGCCCTAGAGGCGGGCAGCGGGTTTCCGGTTCCGGGAGCAACGAACGGCCGCGGCAGCGACAGCTACCGCTTCAGAGGAAGCGTCTGCGGAGGAGGAAGACGAGCAGGGCAAGGCGGGAGTCACAGGCGGGACCCTCGGCATGGGTCAAAGGACCTAGAGCGGCGGAAGCTACCGGCCCGGTGCCAAGCTGGTGAGACAGTTGTGGGGGTGGAAGTGGAGAGCGCTCAGGCGTCGGGGAGGGAAGCATTGAGGCTCCGAACGCTGACGGAGAGGAATGAAGGGCCCTCAGGCCGATGAGTGGGAGGAATGGCGGCGTGGGAATACTGACGGGGAGGAACGGGGAGGTTTTGGCTGAGGACGAGGAGGAATGGGGCTCAGTGTGCCGGTAGGTGGACGTGTCGGGAGTCTGGACGAGGACGGAGAGGAGCGGAGAAGGATCCGAACGCCGAGGGGCGATCTCGGTGCCTTCGGGGTTAAGGAGTGAGAAGTGGGGGTTTAGAACgctgagagggagacagaggggccCTCAGGTTGGTGACGGGAAAAAACAGGGGCACTCGGATGCCGAAGAGGAGCGACGGGGGCTcagatggaggaggagaaggaatagGGGTTCTGAAGGCCGAGGTGGGGATGGCACGATCCTGGGACACGAACAGGGAGGATTGGGGGGTGGCTTcagagggctgggggggggaATCAGGGTCTCTGAGAGTGTCAGCGGACGGGAGAGCAAGGGACACCGACGGGGAGGAGTGAAGAAACTGCTGAAGACGAGATGAATAAGGTCTGGGGATGGAGGTCGGTGAAGACTTGTGGCTCAAGACGCTTACAGGCAAAAGGAGGAGGCGGCGTTCAGGCTGAGGAACAGGAGGAATGGGCCTGTCCTCTCGGGCAGAGGACACAGGAACCTGAGGCAGTGGCATGACAAGAGGACatcagaaagggaaggagggaaggaatgggAGAGCTACAGGACTGAGAGGAGTTGGGCACTCCTGGGCCAACCAGGGGAGTGAATGCGAGGTTAGGGCACCGAGGGACAGTCCTGGGACCTTGGCTGAGGATGAGCGGGATGGGGCCTCTCGGACTGATAATGGGGAGTATGGATGGTTCAGGGTGAACCCTCAGGGGAGGTGTCAACACCAGTAGGTCAAAGACCATGTCTCTTGAGACGAATGACAGGTTCCTAGGttggcagaggggagaagggatgGGGTCTCAGGCTGAAGATGAGGAAGAGGTGGGGATCAGGACATGGAGTAAGGAATGAGGAGCTTTGGGTTGAGGATACGGCCTGTTAAGTTAAAAGTGGGGCTGCCAGGTCCGGAAGGGGAGGAACGACTAGCCTCTGGGCCCAGCACACGGAAGAATGAGGTGGGACGGGGGATTTTCTCTACTGTATTGACGGGTTGCCTGTGGTAGGGACCCGGCGTGGGATGGGCATTAGTAAATAGCAGCTGTTGGTGTGGCTAGAGCACAGCATGTTCTCTCctagagcctcagttttctccacCGTGCCCTCCCTGTTGCAGGCCGCTGCTCCTTCCCATGGCCCCCATGGCTGAGGACTGGCTGGATTGCCCAGCCTTGGGCCCTGGCTGGAAGCGCCGTGAGGTCTTTCGAAAATCAGGTGCCACCTGTGGACGCTCAGACACCTATTACCAGAGGTACTGGGTGGGTTGTGGACGGTCATAGGTAGGGCTGAACCCGCTTAGGCAGGGTGAAATAGGGTGAAATTAGGTGTGGTTAATTTTGTGGGTGGGTTAAAATTACACATGTATAGTCAATTCTTATTTGTAGATTCCATGTTTGCAAATTTGCCTACTCACTAAAATTTGTGCCCTTAAAGCCCATATTTCCTGTACTTCACAGTCTTTCACAGACCTGCACAGAACAGCAAAAAATCTAAGTAGCCTAAAACACGCATTCGCAGCTGAGGTGCTGCAGTGCTGTCTAGTGTTCTTAGTGCAAGAAGTCTGTGATGGactttaaggagaaaaatgtgaTGTGCTACGAGGAGAAAGTACACATTAAATAAATTTCAGGCGTGAATTGTAGTACTATTAGGTGTGACtacaatgttaatgaatcaaagATGTGGTacatctagaaaaagaaagggaaattttcTAATTTGTCCGATTTCCAGTTTCTGGAAAGTGCTAAAGTAACTTGTATAATACATAATGGAGCTAAGGAAAAGGTGGGCTAAACTTGAAGATCCATAAGGCAATGACCAGTAACAGTGTAGTGGACAGTGTGAGAGGCTTAAGGCCAATGACGTTGACGATTGTGTTACCCCTGGTtaggaaaatgttaaatttatctCAGCTAGTGCTGACTGGCTCACACATTTCAACAGGTGAGATTGTGAAAAAACTTTAAATTGGCTTACAAGGTAGGTTCTGGAGATTGAGAATTTGCAGacgaattttaaaaataataagtgttatATGGGAAAAGTGTCACATAGAAGAATAGGTTTTCAATAACTGATGAGACTGTACCTTATTTTACAAGTACCTTGGTAAAAGTACCTATATAACAGTACTCCAAAGCTGGCTTTAAATCATTCGAAGGCCATACATAAGACAAGGTTACACAGAATCAGTTGACAGAAAATCAGTTGAAAGAAATGTCACCTGAGGCTCTCAGGAATCTAAACTGTAGTTTCACTAGGAGCCAAGATTCTATATTCACTAATTCACGTGTGCAACGTgactttataaaacatttcatgaATGAGAATCGGCTATAAATATGTGAACATACGTATTTATAAGAGATTTATATATAAGGATCTAagtgttttgggatccctgggtggcgcagtggtttggtgcctgcctttggcccagggcgcgatcctggagacccgggatcgaatcccacgtcgggctcctggtgcatggagcctgcttctccctctgcctgtgtctctgcctctctctctctctctgtgtgactatcattaaaaaaaaaaaaaaaaaaaaaggatctaagTGTTTTACGAAATGCTAATGATACAGTTACTGAATTTTTTGTACTCTTCCTGAACTTTTTTTGTATCTGAGGTGCTGTTTTCCTGGAGAAATAtagtaaaatcataaatataattgTTTGTTCATACTTAATTGTGTGTTTATTCACATATTCACAACTTGTATGAAACTGTcaaaatttgggatgcctgggtggctcatggttgagcatcgGTCTTCGGCTCAGAGCATCATCTCGGGGTCCCAAGGTCCTGCattggcctccccacagggagcctgcttctccctcggcccgtgtccctgcctctctctctgtgtttctcatgaataaataaataaaatcttaaaataaaaaagaaacttgtcaAAAATTTATACAGGCATCAAAACCCATAAAAGATTGGAGGTTTTATCCTAATTAGGGCAAGATAACAAGTATGTCACAGTTTTGTGGATGCTGGTAGGATATATGAGACTCTTGGGTCAGAGATGAAAGATAGTCTATTACTCACAGGACAGCAGTACCCAGAATGTCATTTTTTTGTGTCAGTTTCCCAAACTCCAGTTCCCATAGCGTGATGTGAAGAGGGCTAAGTAGCATCTGCCCATGCATTGGACTGTAGGACAGGAACCCTGAGTTTAAGGAAATCAGTCTTTTAGAATGTTGGGATAGTAAAGATGCCTTCCCTTTGCTCTGGAAGGAGAACGTATCTTTTATCTTCCAAGGCTGTTTGCTGTACAAACATCCTTGAGAAGATAGTTCATAACAAAGGACTATTAGTGTTTCTCTTGCAAGATATGCAAAAATGCTAGAGACCTGTGGAGTATTCTCTCTCAATACTGGTTGTCCCTACTTTGTTTTTATGTAGTTGGCATTTGTTGCTCAAGCAtgtatttgtttgtatatttacatgctcatttatttgtgtatatacttttaaacagtggtttcttttttgcttttataacaCTAACACTTTTATACATAACTTAGCAGGTTGGTATTTTTATCTGTAGTTACTCTTGTTCGTGTAGAATATAATTAGCATACTTTATAAGCATCTGTTGGCGTTTGCATTGTTTATTTATGTTTGCATACGTGCTGctatttatacacattttatatttctgctgTGCAGGTGTAGTGGGGGTAAGACCTGGTCAGGGCTTACAGGCTAATCCCAAGCTGCCTCCTGTATCCCTTGCCAGCCTTGCAGGCCTTTTACCAGCCCAGTGGGAGGGTTGTGTGGGTGGAGTGGCCATGGCTCCACCTGGGTACCAATCCATCCTGGCCCATCCCCAGCCCCACAGGAGACAGGATCCGAAGCAAAGTTGAGCTGACCCGATACCTGGGCCCTGCGTGTGACCTCACCCTCTTCGACTTCAAACAAGGCATTCTGTGCTATCCAGCCCCTAAGGTACTACACAATGTGGGGTACCCAGATAGAGGTGACTGAGCACCCAACACCCACCCACTGATGTCTTCCTTCTTTCCGTCTCATCTGCAGGCCCCGTCCTTAGATGTCCCTGGCAGGAAGCGGAAGAAGCCTTCACGGCCAGCCAAGACTCAGAAACGTCAGGTTGGACCCCAGAAGGGTGAAGTCAGGAAGGAGGCCCCAGGAGATGAGACCAAGGCTGTTGCTGACACAGCTCTAGCTTCACTCCCTGCACCTGGGTGAGTGTTGGCCCAAAGTGAGCCAAGAGGGTGAGGATTGTGTTTGGGGGTGCACTTAGAGCCCCACACCCATGTTTCCCATTCCAGGTGCTGTGAAAACTGTGGAATCAGCTTCTCAGGAGATGGTACCCGAAGACAGCGGCTCAAGACGTTATGCAAGGACTGCCGAGGTGAGTggccccctgggccctgggagacAGGAGTGGAGCAGGCCTGATGTCAGGCTAGGACACCACGGTCAGGCTGGAGGTTGAATGGTGGGTGTCAGAGCAGCAGCACTTGGGGAAGTTAGATATCTGATACTCCTtgtctacttttcttctttcctttccagcgCAGAGAATTGCTTTCAATAGGGAGCAAAGGATGTTTAAGGTAAGCACAACCTGCCTCCTCTTCACAAGTGTGTGTTGGAGCAGGATGTGACGAGGGCTTGTGGAGGATCTGAAGGAATGGCTATGAGGCCTCAGGGTGTCAGAGTCATTTTGTAGGAAGCTAGTTATGGTCAGCAGATAGTAGTGGTTAGTGAAGTGTCAGTAGATTCAGTGATGAAGTTAATAGGGCACAGGTAGACATTGGAGTTGGCCTCTGATGGCAGCTAATCAGTTGCCAGATACAGTGGTGAGGCAAGCGTTGGACTACTAGATGTGGCAGTGGGAGTTAATAACAGACATGTAAGGGACAGGACACCTAGAGCTACTCTGTCTGGGCCTGTgacctcgccccccccccccccccccccattcctggCAGCGTGTGGGCTGCGGGGAGTGTGCGGCCTGCCAGGTAACCGAGGACTGTGGGGCCTGCTCCACCTGCCTTCTGCAGCTGCCCCATGAGGTGGCCTCGGGGCTGTTCTGCAAATGTGAGCGGAGACGGTGCCTCAGGATTGTGGAAAGGGTGAGTTGGGCAGGTGGGGTGAGCCCGAGGCTCAGCCTGTCCCCTGGGTCTCATGGCTCTGGCCCCACACATCATGCCTCTGCCACCCACCAACAGAGCCGAGGGTGTGGAGTGTGCCGGGGCTGTCAGACACGAGAGGACTGTGGCCATTGTCGAGTCTGCCTTCGCCCTCCCCGCCCTGGTCTCAGGCGCCAGTGGAGGTGCGTCCAGCGGCGCTGCTTACGGGTGAGTTAGGCTGGAGGGGCCAGTGCTGGTACGGCAGGGCTGAGGCAGGACTCATTTTGCTATTaaagttgctgctgctgctgctgctgctgcttcctcccAACCTTGCCCACctcatgtcttcttttttcccccaccccatgctcactTTCCTGGCCCCACCTACCTGCCCCTGTCTGCCAGCACCTTGCCCACCGTCTCCGTCGCCACCATCAGCGATGTCAACGACGTCCTCCCCTAGCCGTGGCTCCCCCTGCTGTGAGTGCTGCACCCCACATTCTGCCTTCCTGTCCCATGCATGCTTTCTGCACTCCTcttaggggtggtggtggggttttGTGTCTGCTGATACCACCAAGCCTAAACTATGTTCTTACTTTCTCCCAGGGTAAACGTAGCCGCCGTAGAGGAGGCTGTGACTCCAAGATGGCTGCCCGGCGGCGCTCCCGAACCCAGCCACTGCCTCCAGTTCACCCATCACAGCCTCCAGAGTCCCCAGAgctggtgaggccctggtgggcaGGGGGAAGGCACAACCTTATCCTTACCAAGTACTTGCCCTGACCCCCCCATTTGCCTCTGCAGCACCCCAGAGCCCTGGCCCCCTCGCCACCTGCCGAGTTCATCTATTACTGTGTAGACGAGGACGAGCTAGTGAGTGGCCCCACCCTACCTGGACAAGCCTAGACTCTCCCAGGGCACTTGGTTAAGCCCAAAGAAGCAGCTGCTGCAATGGGCCTAATAGGGGAACAGCAAGGCACAGTAACGGGTACTAGTATGGGGTGAGCAGACAGTGGGGGAGGGACTAACATGGGATCGACAGGTGCAGCAACAGTACTTAGTGGTCAGATAAATCAACTCTGGTGGGGCTGATAGCATAGTGAATGGATTTCACATAGGCTGAGCAAGTACAGCAGGCACAATGGAAGCAGCTACAGAGGGTCAGCAAAATTCTGCTGGAAATGGGGGTCAGAGACATTGTCTTAATAGCCACTGGTCTAGCAGATGACGTGACAGATACGGTGTTGGAGCAGCCACCATCCTGACAGTACTGGGCACTATCCAGTATAGTGATAGTGCCTGGTGTTGGACTCACAGATGCTGAGGTGTGACTAAGACCAACGCACAGCCTGTTTCCTCCGATGGGGCTAGTGAAGGAGCAACAGGAACAGCACTGTCAGTAATAGCACCCTCCTTTTGCCTGTCCCCCAGCAGCCTTACACGAACCGCCGGCAGAACCGCAAGTGTGGGGCCTGTGCCGCCTGCCTACGCCGGATGGACTGTGGTCACTGCGACTTCTGCTGTGACAAGCCCAAATTTGGGGGCAACAACCAGAAGCGCCAGAAGTGTCGTTGGCGCCAATGCCTACAGTTTGCCATGGTGGGTGGGGCAGGATAGGTTGGTGGGTGGGCCAAGTTGATCCAGGGCCTCCAGTGCCTGGGAGTGGTGGGTAGGTCCAGCAGCTGAGTGGGGCAGTCCAGTTGGGTTCTGTGTCTTCAGAGGAGTAGGCGGGGCAATAGGTTCAGCCAAAGATTGGCAAATGAAGGATCTGGGTGTCAGTGGCATTGCTAACAGGAGACCAGCAGGCTCGATGATGAGGGCCTCATGGGTAAGCAGATTCTGTGCCAGCACTAATGAGCACCTGCAGGCACATTTGTCAGGACAGGGTGGTATAGTTGGTCATCGCACCAGGTGGCCATAACATCCTGTCTTTCTTCAGAAGCGGCTGCTGCCTAGCGTCTGGGCAGGATCTGAGGATGGGGCAGGGCCACCACCATCTTACTCTCGTCGAAAGAGACCTGGTTCTACTCGACGGCCTCGTCTGGGCCAGATACTGAAGACCTCCTTGACTACACCCACAGCCCTATCAGGCTGTGCCCAGACTCCAGTGAAACAGGAAACGGACAGTGGCTTTGTGCTCCCCCCACCTGGCACCGACCTTGTGTTCTTACGGGAAGGTGCAGGCAGTCCTGTGCAGGTGCCTGGCCCTGCTGCAACTTCCACAGAAGCCCTGTTGCAGGTGAGGGTCTCATCTTATCCTGCCCTTCCCAGCCCTACCCAGCCTTGTGCCAGAAAGCTGGGACCAAGTCTGCTGCAATCCTCCTTCACACAGGAGGCCCAGTGCCCTGGCCTGAGTTGGGTTGTGGCCTTACCCCAGGTGAAGCAAGAGAAGGCGGATGCCCAGGAAGACTGGACACCGGGCACAGCCATCCTGACTTCTCCTGTATTGCTGTCTGG harbors:
- the CXXC1 gene encoding CXXC-type zinc finger protein 1 isoform X1, whose amino-acid sequence is MEGDGSDPEPPDAGEDSKSENGENAPIYCICRKPDINCFMIGCDNCNEWFHGDCIRITEKMAKAIREWYCRECREKDPKLEIRYRHKKSRERDSNERDGSEPRDEGGGRKRPAPDPDLQRRAGSGTGVGAMLARGSASPHKSSPQPLVATPSQHHQQQQQQQQQQQQQIKRSARMCGECEACRRTEDCGHCDFCRDMKKFGGPNKIRQKCRLRQCQLRARESYKYFPSSLSPVTPSESLPRPRRPLPTQQQPQPSQKLGRIREDEGAVASSAVKEPPEATATPEPLSDEDLPLDPDLYQDFCAGAFDDHGLPWMSDTEESPFLDPALRKRAVKVKHVKRREKKSEKKKEERYKRHRQKQKHKDKWKHPERADAKDPASLPQCLGPGCVRPAQPGSKYCSDDCGMKLAANRIYEILPQRIQQWQQSPCIAEEHGKKLLERIRREQQSARTRLQEMERRFHELEAIILRAKQQAVREDEESNEGDSDDTDLQIFCVSCGHPINPRVALRHMERCYAKYESQTSFGSMYPTRIEGATRLFCDVYNPQSKTYCKRLQVLCPEHSRDPKVPADEVCGCPLVRDVFELTGDFCRLPKRQCNRHYCWEKLRRAEVDLERVRVWYKLDELFEQERNVRTAMTNRAGLLALMLHQTIQHDPLTTDLRSSADR
- the CXXC1 gene encoding CXXC-type zinc finger protein 1 isoform X2, whose protein sequence is MEGDGSDPEPPDAGEDSKSENGENAPIYCICRKPDINCFMIGCDNCNEWFHGDCIRITEKMAKAIREWYCRECREKDPKLEIRYRHKKSRERDSNERDGSEPRDEGGGRKRPAPDPDLQRRAGSGTGVGAMLARGSASPHKSSPQPLVATPSQHHQQQQQQQQQQQQQIKRSARMCGECEACRRTEDCGHCDFCRDMKKFGGPNKIRQKCRLRQCQLRARLSPVTPSESLPRPRRPLPTQQQPQPSQKLGRIREDEGAVASSAVKEPPEATATPEPLSDEDLPLDPDLYQDFCAGAFDDHGLPWMSDTEESPFLDPALRKRAVKVKHVKRREKKSEKKKEERYKRHRQKQKHKDKWKHPERADAKDPASLPQCLGPGCVRPAQPGSKYCSDDCGMKLAANRIYEILPQRIQQWQQSPCIAEEHGKKLLERIRREQQSARTRLQEMERRFHELEAIILRAKQQAVREDEESNEGDSDDTDLQIFCVSCGHPINPRVALRHMERCYAKYESQTSFGSMYPTRIEGATRLFCDVYNPQSKTYCKRLQVLCPEHSRDPKVPADEVCGCPLVRDVFELTGDFCRLPKRQCNRHYCWEKLRRAEVDLERVRVWYKLDELFEQERNVRTAMTNRAGLLALMLHQTIQHDPLTTDLRSSADR